One Companilactobacillus heilongjiangensis genomic window, TACGGTCTCGAACCTCGACTTGAAGCCTTGCCATGGTTCGGCAAGTCTCCAAGTTCGTCCCGTGGTGTAATGGCTGAAGCCATTACACCACCTCCACTGCTGGACTATATTACTGACAACCTCCGGCTAGGTTTTTTCGTTTTTGATAGAATAATGAATAACCTTTAACCCAAATTAATTGGACGTAAAAATCCCTTCATTATTAATAAGAAGAATTTTGAAATTTCTTCCTATTGATAATGAAGGGATTATTTAGTTTATATTCGCATAATTACTTCTTACCGTTTTCTCGTTTAGTTAAATACCGTTTTACTGGCGGATAGAGCTTGTTTGCTATTACCTCGGCGATTATAAACCCAATCGCCAACGACATCCCTACTGTTAAGGCTTTGACAAATCCATATGCGGCTTGGCTGTCATTACCCAATGTAAAATTACGCATACTATCGTAAAGAATTGCTCCGGGAACTAACGAAACTAAACAAGGTACGTAGAAAATATTGACTGGAGCTTTTACAAGGATTGCACATAAATTTCCTAATATTCCAATTACCACTGCACCCATTAAATTGGGCATGATCAATCCGTGATTATACCAGCCGACCACAATGTACACGATCCAGGCGATTGCTCCGACTAGTCCTGCTGGAATCAACGTTCTTCTGGGGTTATTAGTGATAATTCCGAATCCGACACTTGATAGGAAACCAAAAATGAATCCATAAATAATTTCTGACATGATTAGCCTCCCATCACTGTTCTGATCACGATTTGTCCGATTATAACGCCGCTTCCGATGGAGATTCCGGACATGATGGCATCGGTTGCTCTAACTAATCCGGAAATAGTATTTCGTTCGATGATTTCTCGCAAAGAGTTTGTCATTGGAACTCCCGGAACTAGCGGCATCAACGCACTGATAATGATGTAATTTGCATCGTGAGCTATGCCGTAAATCCCCAAGACATGTGCCAACATACTAATTGCTAGACTGCCAACGGCCACTGGTATATAGGGAATCTTCGTATGGCGAGCGACATATTGTGAGGCAATATAACCAATAATTCCCACGAAAAAGGCTATTCCTAAATCGCCCCAAGTGGCTTTAAACAGCAACATTGGTGGCATGGAAACTAATCCCGCACCGAAACATTTTGTCAGCCAAGAAAAATCACGTTTCTCATTATCGACTCGAGCAACTCCGTCTTGTAACTGTTCATAAGTAATTTTATGACTGGTAAATTCTCTTGATAAAGTATTGATGTCATCCACTTTTTGCAAATTAAAATCGCCCACACGGACTTTAAAAATTCTGGTAGCAGCGCTTTTTTCTGAGCTAACAAAAATACCAGTCATTGTCGCGTGACAAACAACCGGTAAATCTGCAGCTCTTCCTACATATTCGACTGTATTTTCAACCCGAGCCGTTTCTGCACCATTCTCTAGTAGAATCGTTCCCACTTGACCACAAAGAGTGACAATATCTCTTTCGCTGATAGCCCCCATAATGGTTCCCTCCAAATGGTAGATATTTTTATTATTAGAATATTATTAACACAAACGGGGTGGAATGTAAAAGCTCAGTTGGCCGTCTCCAGAGATGAACATATTAACCTGCTATGCGGACCGGGCCGAGCCACAGTGCGGTCTCGTCCCTCGATTTTGAGCTTCGCAAAGTACGCGAATCTCAAAACTCGCCCGGTGGTGTAATGGCTAAAGCCATAACGCCACACCCACAGCTGGTTAATATGTTCATCTCTTCCGACTAATTTATCTTATATTTTCCGTGAATAATTGAATAAATATTCCTGTTGAATCAAACTCTTAGCACATAAAAAAGAAGGCATCTCCTTATTACGGATAATGTCTTCTTACAAATTTAATTCTTCTTTAAATATGTACCTTTTAATAAAACCAATGTTAAAACCAAAATTAGAACACCTATTACTGCTAAAGCGTCGTTTGTTTCATTACCTGTTTGAGGTAATGTGTTGGTGCTCTGCTTAGCTGCTGTATTTGATTTCGTAGTTGGTGTAGCTTTTACATCGCCCAAATTGCTGATGCTGCCTAAGCTGGAAATTAAGTCTGACATGCCTGATGTATCGGTGCCACTCATTAGATTTGATAAATCTGCTGGATTTAAACTATCAAAATTCAACTTGAATCCTAGATCTTTATTCAAACCGAAATCAGGGATATTCATTGTGATATCACCGGGAATCAGATTGCTCAAGTCGGTTATTTTCTTGATTGGAAAGTCGAATGTTATGTAATTGCTATCGCCTTCGCTACGAAAACTTATATTAAATGGCTTCTGACCATTAATTGCGTTGATTTCAAAGGCGTTAGTTCCA contains:
- a CDS encoding threonine/serine exporter family protein, which codes for MSEIIYGFIFGFLSSVGFGIITNNPRRTLIPAGLVGAIAWIVYIVVGWYNHGLIMPNLMGAVVIGILGNLCAILVKAPVNIFYVPCLVSLVPGAILYDSMRNFTLGNDSQAAYGFVKALTVGMSLAIGFIIAEVIANKLYPPVKRYLTKRENGKK
- a CDS encoding threonine/serine exporter family protein, producing the protein MGAISERDIVTLCGQVGTILLENGAETARVENTVEYVGRAADLPVVCHATMTGIFVSSEKSAATRIFKVRVGDFNLQKVDDINTLSREFTSHKITYEQLQDGVARVDNEKRDFSWLTKCFGAGLVSMPPMLLFKATWGDLGIAFFVGIIGYIASQYVARHTKIPYIPVAVGSLAISMLAHVLGIYGIAHDANYIIISALMPLVPGVPMTNSLREIIERNTISGLVRATDAIMSGISIGSGVIIGQIVIRTVMGG